Proteins encoded by one window of Porphyrobacter sp. YT40:
- a CDS encoding DUF6481 family protein produces MERGTPRRSPAKLSADTKTTKSALHRCGPAGDNLMKGYKAPSFQDRAASSLQAKEKALAKLKAMPQPDAAELAERAARQAERDAVAAAKSAKAREAREEKQRLAEEKRAQAKADKIKAEQPKRTEEQLKAARDARYAARKSRK; encoded by the coding sequence ATGGAGCGCGGCACACCTCGTCGCAGCCCGGCAAAGCTGAGCGCAGATACAAAGACCACCAAGTCCGCGCTGCATCGATGCGGCCCGGCAGGAGACAATTTGATGAAAGGTTACAAGGCACCCAGTTTTCAGGACAGGGCCGCATCTTCCTTGCAGGCCAAGGAAAAGGCGCTCGCGAAGCTGAAAGCCATGCCCCAGCCCGACGCAGCCGAGCTCGCCGAACGTGCTGCACGGCAGGCGGAGCGCGACGCTGTCGCTGCGGCCAAGTCCGCCAAGGCACGCGAAGCCCGCGAAGAAAAGCAACGTCTCGCCGAGGAAAAGCGCGCGCAGGCCAAGGCGGACAAGATCAAGGCAGAACAGCCCAAGCGCACCGAAGAACAGCTGAAGGCGGCGCGCGACGCACGCTACGCCGCGCGCAAAAGCCGCAAGTGA
- a CDS encoding BLUF domain-containing protein, whose protein sequence is MLAQDTQESQDSAEWVTCLTYKSIATATPDASDLNVLAGQARARNRSLDVTGMLLFEDGCFLQTLEGPPKAVASLWSSIERDGRHQHIEVLSEHMTAARLFSGWDLLLGGRSGDSPREAAAPSPVPPAVAEHLARLVELALNADDLAINTMIAGFAEQGWTSDAILSLLIEPAARALGDAWLHDDCSELDLTIGLSMLQLAGHAVRYSRCSQSIRNSRYRILLATAPGEPHMLGTALLADQFLAAGWQVDMAFPESEEALTNQLNAQHPDAVDIGLSDAMPRQHTIDQLRTTIAHSRMVVSEHPTVISVGGRLFAEATATALSVGADHARKGLAGTSIRLAELVRQNRKG, encoded by the coding sequence ATGCTGGCGCAGGACACGCAAGAGTCGCAAGACTCCGCCGAATGGGTCACCTGCCTGACCTACAAGAGCATCGCCACCGCCACGCCGGATGCCAGCGACCTCAATGTGCTCGCCGGTCAGGCGCGGGCGCGCAACCGCAGCCTCGATGTCACCGGTATGCTGCTGTTCGAGGACGGCTGCTTTCTCCAGACCCTCGAGGGCCCGCCCAAGGCGGTCGCCTCGCTGTGGTCCTCGATCGAACGCGATGGACGCCACCAGCATATCGAAGTGCTGAGCGAGCACATGACCGCCGCCCGGCTGTTTTCGGGGTGGGACCTGCTGCTGGGCGGCCGGAGCGGTGACAGCCCGCGCGAAGCTGCCGCGCCCTCGCCCGTTCCGCCCGCCGTGGCCGAACATCTCGCGCGCCTCGTCGAACTGGCGCTCAATGCTGATGATCTGGCGATCAACACGATGATCGCAGGGTTCGCCGAGCAGGGATGGACGAGCGATGCGATCCTGTCGCTGCTGATCGAGCCCGCAGCCCGCGCGCTGGGGGACGCCTGGCTCCATGACGATTGCAGCGAGCTCGATCTCACTATCGGCCTCAGCATGCTGCAACTGGCGGGCCATGCGGTGCGATACAGCCGCTGTTCGCAGTCGATCCGCAACAGCCGCTACCGCATCCTGCTGGCGACCGCGCCGGGCGAGCCGCACATGCTCGGCACCGCGTTGCTGGCTGACCAGTTTCTGGCGGCGGGCTGGCAGGTCGACATGGCCTTCCCCGAAAGCGAGGAGGCGCTGACAAACCAGCTCAATGCGCAGCATCCCGATGCGGTGGATATCGGCCTGTCCGACGCGATGCCGCGCCAGCACACGATCGACCAGCTGCGCACCACGATCGCGCACAGCCGCATGGTCGTCTCCGAGCACCCCACGGTCATTTCGGTCGGCGGGCGCCTGTTTGCCGAAGCGACCGCGACCGCGCTGTCGGTGGGCGCGGATCACGCCCGCAAAGGGCTTGCCGGAACCAGCATCCGCCTTGCCGAACTGGTGCGCCAGAACCGCAAGGGATGA